The region GTCTTTCCATTCTGTATAAAGGGTTTCAATGGCCCTTTTGAATCTCTCAAAGTTTTTTCTGTAGTATTCTTTATTTTTACTGTCAATTTGTGAGAGTTTCTTATAAACAAACTCAGCTATTTTTATACCATTCATTGGATGAAGCCATAATGCTGGATGGATCTCTGAATGGTGATCGTGATCCTCACCAAACTCAAAATGATCTATTGTGTATATCCCTTTTATCCTTGATACTTTTACAGCCTCACCTCTTACATTTCTCAATATACCCTTTATATTTGGCTCTCCGGAACCTATGTAGAGAAACAGATCAGCTTTAAAAACAGCCTTTATATCTGAGCTTTTGTACTCATAAAAATGTAAAGACACGTCAGGTGGGATCAGATATCTTACATCAACCTTATCGCCACCTACTGATCTCACAATATCTGAGAGAGGCTTAACCGTTGTTACAACAAGAGGCTTCCCGTAAGAGATAA is a window of Persephonella marina EX-H1 DNA encoding:
- a CDS encoding metal ABC transporter substrate-binding protein; this encodes MTRVSGVFFILLISVLISYGKPLVVTTVKPLSDIVRSVGGDKVDVRYLIPPDVSLHFYEYKSSDIKAVFKADLFLYIGSGEPNIKGILRNVRGEAVKVSRIKGIYTIDHFEFGEDHDHHSEIHPALWLHPMNGIKIAEFVYKKLSQIDSKNKEYYRKNFERFKRAIETLYTEWKDRFKDLKKRYFISYHYTWPYFTQAFDLVYLDVIELGHGREPTPKHLLGVIKKIKKYRIKSIFAAKQFYNSKYGRLIKDQTGVNIILLDPFGSGKDYIQMLRYNIQNVYRSLR